Proteins co-encoded in one Arthrobacter alpinus genomic window:
- a CDS encoding SPW repeat protein has protein sequence MKRWNRWQDYVAVVAGLVAALSTLWTTQQSGSMVMMIGCGVLLMASGIWNLMSPGQPVAEWVQMVLGALLFVSPWLVGYTTHMGAAWTSWIAGGVALIVGVLALQPSMHERAGTHHGGAAAH, from the coding sequence ATGAAGAGGTGGAATCGCTGGCAAGATTATGTTGCCGTGGTCGCGGGCTTGGTTGCTGCACTGTCAACACTGTGGACAACTCAGCAATCCGGATCCATGGTCATGATGATTGGTTGCGGCGTACTGCTGATGGCATCGGGAATCTGGAACCTGATGAGCCCCGGGCAACCGGTGGCTGAATGGGTGCAGATGGTCCTCGGAGCCCTGTTGTTTGTTTCCCCGTGGCTGGTTGGCTACACAACTCACATGGGTGCGGCATGGACGTCCTGGATCGCCGGTGGCGTGGCCCTGATTGTTGGTGTGCTCGCACTGCAGCCCAGCATGCACGAGCGTGCCGGGACCCATCACGGAGGGGCGGCAGCTCACTGA
- a CDS encoding HpcH/HpaI aldolase/citrate lyase family protein, with the protein MGPALLFAPADRPERFAKAAERSDAVIIDLEDAVAPEAKAAARANMAACTLDPATTMVRINALDTADAALDLAALARSPFRTIMVAKAFDLGAIVRLSEYAVVVLCETAAGIIAAEELAKLPNVVGLMWGAEDLVASLGGTSSRFTTGARAGQYRAVALQARSQLLLAAGAAGKVAIDSIYADFADLDGLAEESEDAVASGFGAKACIHPSQVAVVRDAYRPSEASVAAAQELLAAADAAGTGVFAFKGQMVDGPILLHARQTLRRATP; encoded by the coding sequence ATGGGCCCGGCCCTGCTCTTCGCTCCGGCGGACCGGCCCGAACGCTTTGCCAAGGCGGCCGAGCGTTCAGACGCCGTGATCATCGACCTCGAAGACGCCGTCGCGCCCGAGGCCAAGGCGGCGGCCCGCGCGAATATGGCCGCCTGCACCCTGGACCCGGCCACCACCATGGTGCGCATCAACGCCCTGGACACGGCAGATGCCGCCTTGGACCTCGCCGCGTTGGCGCGCAGCCCGTTCCGGACCATCATGGTGGCGAAGGCCTTTGACCTGGGGGCCATCGTCCGCTTGTCCGAGTACGCCGTGGTGGTGCTGTGCGAAACCGCGGCCGGGATCATAGCGGCAGAGGAATTGGCGAAACTGCCCAACGTCGTGGGACTCATGTGGGGAGCCGAAGACCTGGTAGCGTCCTTGGGCGGAACTTCCAGCCGCTTCACTACCGGAGCTAGAGCTGGTCAGTATCGGGCGGTGGCGCTGCAGGCGCGCTCGCAGCTACTGTTGGCGGCCGGTGCGGCGGGCAAGGTGGCCATCGACTCCATCTACGCAGACTTTGCCGATCTAGATGGATTGGCCGAGGAATCCGAGGACGCTGTTGCGAGCGGCTTCGGCGCCAAGGCGTGCATCCACCCGTCGCAGGTCGCCGTGGTCAGGGACGCCTACCGGCCCTCGGAGGCCTCGGTTGCCGCAGCGCAGGAGTTGCTGGCGGCCGCGGACGCCGCCGGCACAGGTGTGTTTGCGTTCAAGGGCCAGATGGTGGACGGCCCCATCCTGCTCCACGCCAGGCAAACCCTGCGGCGCGCCACCCCTTAG
- a CDS encoding MarR family winged helix-turn-helix transcriptional regulator, whose translation MSEPRWLSPEEQTTWLELREFTSGLPRATDRQLHQEAGMSGGEYAVLAAVSEAPADGVRSGDLAKILGWEKSRVSHLLRRMESKGFLERCAVSADGRGQEITLTPQGWDVVRTAAPGHVTMVRETVFDPLTADEQLQLRNSLRKIRDAAIECGLW comes from the coding sequence ATGTCCGAGCCCCGTTGGCTCAGCCCCGAGGAGCAGACCACCTGGTTGGAGCTGCGTGAATTCACCTCCGGGTTACCCCGTGCCACCGACAGGCAGTTGCATCAAGAAGCCGGAATGTCAGGCGGCGAGTATGCCGTGCTGGCCGCAGTCTCCGAGGCGCCAGCCGACGGCGTCCGCTCGGGTGACCTGGCCAAGATCCTCGGGTGGGAAAAATCCCGTGTTTCCCATTTGCTGCGGCGCATGGAGTCCAAAGGTTTCCTGGAGCGATGTGCTGTCAGCGCTGACGGACGCGGGCAGGAGATCACGTTGACACCCCAAGGTTGGGACGTTGTCAGAACCGCGGCGCCGGGGCATGTCACCATGGTGCGAGAGACGGTTTTTGACCCCCTCACGGCCGACGAGCAGTTGCAATTACGCAATTCCCTCCGCAAGATCCGCGATGCCGCCATTGAATGTGGCCTCTGGTAG
- a CDS encoding biotin carboxylase N-terminal domain-containing protein gives MSERSEKPLFDTVLFDTVLVANRGEIACRVIRTLRAQGIRSVAIYSEADAGARHVREADEAVCIGPAAASESYLSIEAVLAACRGTGAQAVHPGYGFLSENLEFAKALETAGITFIGPNIEALNVMGDKIRSKNHVSAAGVPVVPGISKPGLTDADLIAAAEDIGYPLLIKPSAGGGGKGMHSVFVAGELPATLATARRVAAASFGDDTLFLERLVANPRHIEVQILGDNFGNVVHLGERECSLQRRHQKVIEEAPSPCSQV, from the coding sequence ATGAGCGAACGTAGTGAAAAACCACTTTTTGACACCGTCCTCTTCGACACCGTCCTGGTGGCCAACCGCGGCGAGATTGCCTGCCGCGTCATCCGCACCCTGCGAGCCCAGGGCATCCGCTCCGTGGCTATTTATTCCGAGGCCGACGCCGGAGCGCGCCACGTGCGTGAAGCCGACGAAGCCGTGTGCATCGGACCCGCCGCGGCCTCCGAGAGCTATTTGAGTATTGAGGCCGTCCTCGCTGCCTGCCGGGGCACCGGCGCCCAAGCCGTCCACCCCGGCTATGGATTCCTGTCAGAGAACCTCGAGTTCGCCAAGGCGCTGGAAACCGCAGGGATCACGTTCATCGGCCCCAACATTGAGGCCCTGAACGTCATGGGCGACAAGATCCGCTCCAAAAACCATGTTTCCGCCGCCGGCGTCCCCGTGGTGCCCGGCATTTCCAAGCCCGGGCTCACGGATGCCGACTTGATCGCGGCTGCTGAGGACATTGGCTACCCGCTGCTCATCAAACCCTCGGCAGGTGGTGGCGGCAAGGGCATGCACAGCGTGTTCGTCGCCGGGGAACTGCCCGCCACCCTGGCCACCGCCCGGCGCGTAGCCGCCGCCTCCTTTGGCGACGACACACTGTTCCTGGAACGCCTCGTAGCCAACCCCCGGCACATCGAGGTGCAGATCCTGGGCGACAACTTCGGCAATGTGGTCCACCTGGGTGAACGTGAATGTTCGCTGCAACGCCGCCACCAAAAAGTCATCGAGGAGGCGCCCTCGCCCTGCTCTCAGGTTTGA
- a CDS encoding acyl-CoA dehydrogenase family protein produces MPNFELNDEYQALSDMVRDFADNVVAPVSAKHDEEHSFPYEITAQMGELGLFGLPFPEEFGGMGGDYFALSLALEQLGRVDQSVAITLEAGVSLGAMPVHRFGTQAQKEQWLPALTSGAALAGFGLTEPDAGSDAGGTATKARLENGEWVIDGSKQFITNSGTSITKFVTVTAVTGTSERADGSVKKEISTIIVPNGTPGFTVEKAYNKVGWNASDTHPLTFADARVPEENLLGERGRGYANFLSILDEGRIAIAALATGAAQGCVDEAVRYAKERSAFGHNIGHYQGISFKIARMQSRAHVARLAYYDAASRMLAGKPFKTEAAIAKMVASEAAMDNARDATQVFGGYGFINEFSVARHYRDSKILEVGEGTTEVQLMLIARELGL; encoded by the coding sequence GTGCCAAACTTTGAACTCAATGACGAGTACCAGGCCCTCAGCGATATGGTCCGGGACTTTGCCGACAACGTGGTGGCCCCTGTCTCCGCAAAACACGACGAGGAGCACAGCTTCCCGTACGAAATCACGGCGCAAATGGGGGAGCTGGGCCTGTTCGGGCTGCCGTTCCCCGAAGAGTTCGGCGGCATGGGCGGTGACTACTTTGCCCTTTCTCTAGCGTTGGAACAGTTGGGGCGGGTAGACCAATCCGTCGCCATCACGCTGGAGGCCGGAGTATCCCTCGGTGCCATGCCCGTGCACCGCTTCGGAACGCAGGCGCAGAAGGAGCAGTGGCTGCCAGCGTTGACTAGCGGCGCGGCGCTCGCAGGCTTCGGCCTGACCGAGCCCGACGCCGGATCAGACGCAGGGGGAACCGCCACTAAAGCGCGGCTGGAGAACGGAGAATGGGTCATTGACGGTTCCAAACAGTTCATCACCAACTCCGGCACGTCCATCACCAAGTTCGTCACCGTCACGGCCGTCACCGGTACCTCGGAACGGGCAGATGGAAGCGTGAAGAAGGAAATCTCCACCATCATCGTGCCCAACGGCACCCCCGGCTTCACGGTGGAAAAGGCGTACAACAAGGTGGGTTGGAACGCCTCGGACACCCACCCTTTGACGTTCGCCGATGCCCGTGTGCCGGAGGAAAACCTACTGGGTGAGCGCGGCCGCGGCTACGCAAACTTCCTGTCCATCCTGGATGAGGGCCGCATCGCCATCGCGGCGTTGGCCACGGGCGCCGCCCAAGGTTGCGTGGACGAGGCCGTCCGGTATGCCAAGGAACGCAGCGCCTTTGGCCATAACATTGGCCACTATCAGGGCATTTCCTTCAAGATCGCCCGCATGCAGTCCCGCGCGCATGTGGCCCGGCTGGCCTACTATGACGCCGCCTCACGCATGCTGGCCGGCAAGCCCTTCAAGACCGAGGCTGCCATCGCTAAGATGGTCGCAAGTGAGGCAGCCATGGACAACGCTAGGGATGCCACACAAGTCTTCGGGGGCTACGGCTTCATCAACGAGTTCTCCGTAGCCCGCCACTACCGCGATTCCAAGATCCTGGAGGTCGGCGAAGGAACCACCGAAGTCCAGCTGATGCTCATCGCCCGCGAACTGGGCCTCTAA
- a CDS encoding carboxyl transferase domain-containing protein, translating to METLQSQIEPAGEAFARNDAAQRALVEELRGHMRTTAQGGPEKSRQRHVSRGKLLPRDRVDHLLDEGSPFLEISPLAAHEMYDGASPGAGVIAGIGVVAGRHVMVVCNDATVKGGTYYPLTVKKHLRAQEIALENRLPCIYLVDSGGAFLPKQDEVFPDKEHFGRIFFNQAQMSARKIPQIAAVMGSCTAGGAYMPAMSDETVIVRNQGTIFLGGPPLVKAAIGEIVTAEELGGGEVHAGISGVVDHLAENDEHALAIIRDIVTTLPPNPEPAWAVADSKEPAVDPAELYGAVPTDLNTPYDIREIIARLVDASKFHEFKKNYGTTLVTGFATLHGHPVGIVANNGVLFSESALKGAHFIELCDQRGIPLIFLQNLNGFMVGKDYEHGGIAKHGAKMVTAVATARVPKLTVIVGGSFGAGNYSMCGRAYSPRFLWMWPAARISVMGGNQASSVLATVKRDAHERSGHDWSAAEETEFKAPILAQYEHQGSPYYSTARLWDDGIIDPADTRTILGLALDVCARTPLPETSFGLFRM from the coding sequence ATGGAGACTTTGCAAAGCCAGATTGAGCCGGCCGGGGAGGCGTTTGCGCGCAATGATGCTGCGCAGCGGGCCTTGGTGGAGGAGTTGCGCGGGCATATGCGCACCACGGCGCAGGGCGGGCCGGAAAAGTCGCGCCAGCGCCACGTTTCCCGTGGCAAGCTTTTGCCCCGGGACAGGGTGGACCACCTGCTCGATGAGGGCAGCCCGTTCCTGGAGATTTCACCCCTTGCCGCGCATGAGATGTACGACGGCGCGTCCCCCGGCGCCGGGGTCATCGCCGGCATCGGCGTGGTTGCCGGCCGCCACGTCATGGTGGTGTGTAATGACGCTACGGTCAAGGGCGGCACCTACTATCCGCTGACGGTGAAGAAGCACCTGCGGGCGCAGGAGATTGCGCTGGAGAACCGGCTGCCATGCATCTATCTGGTGGATTCCGGCGGAGCGTTCCTGCCCAAGCAGGATGAGGTGTTCCCGGACAAGGAGCATTTTGGGAGGATTTTCTTCAATCAGGCGCAAATGTCGGCCCGGAAGATCCCGCAGATTGCGGCCGTCATGGGCTCCTGTACCGCGGGCGGTGCATATATGCCGGCCATGAGCGATGAGACGGTCATTGTGCGCAACCAAGGCACCATCTTCTTGGGTGGTCCGCCGCTGGTGAAGGCGGCCATCGGTGAGATCGTCACGGCAGAGGAGCTCGGCGGCGGTGAGGTGCACGCGGGCATCTCAGGCGTCGTCGACCATCTTGCAGAGAATGACGAGCATGCGCTCGCCATCATCCGCGACATCGTGACCACACTGCCGCCCAATCCGGAACCCGCCTGGGCCGTAGCGGACAGTAAGGAACCCGCCGTCGATCCTGCCGAGCTGTACGGTGCGGTCCCCACGGACCTCAACACGCCTTATGACATCCGCGAGATCATCGCCCGGCTCGTGGACGCCAGCAAGTTCCACGAATTCAAGAAGAACTACGGCACCACCCTGGTCACCGGCTTCGCCACGCTTCATGGCCATCCGGTGGGCATCGTGGCCAACAACGGCGTGCTGTTCAGCGAATCGGCCCTGAAGGGAGCCCACTTCATCGAGTTGTGCGACCAGCGCGGCATCCCGCTGATTTTCCTGCAAAACCTCAACGGCTTCATGGTGGGCAAGGACTACGAACACGGCGGCATCGCCAAACACGGCGCCAAAATGGTCACGGCCGTCGCCACAGCGCGCGTGCCCAAACTGACCGTCATCGTGGGCGGATCCTTCGGCGCTGGCAACTACTCCATGTGCGGGCGCGCCTACTCACCACGGTTCCTGTGGATGTGGCCGGCGGCGCGGATCTCCGTTATGGGCGGCAACCAGGCCTCCTCCGTGCTGGCCACCGTCAAGCGAGATGCGCACGAACGCAGCGGCCACGACTGGTCCGCCGCCGAGGAAACCGAATTCAAGGCACCCATCCTGGCCCAATATGAGCACCAGGGCAGCCCCTACTATTCCACCGCCCGCCTCTGGGACGACGGCATCATTGACCCGGCCGACACCCGTACTATCTTGGGCCTAGCCCTGGACGTGTGCGCCAGAACCCCGCTGCCGGAGACCTCCTTCGGTCTCTTTAGGATGTGA
- a CDS encoding NADPH-dependent FMN reductase — protein MTKIAIVTGSTRPGRNNSGVAEWVLAQAKLRGDADYELVDIADFNLPLLDEAYPAAYQNYQNEHTMVWAAKMNEFDGYIFITGEYNHSVQPALANAISYLNAEFNNKAAGMVGYGSAYGARAMEHLRGILSELQVAHVQKTGMFSLFTDFENFSVFKPTEQQAASVEPMFDQLVSWTHAMKTVRDGAMAAA, from the coding sequence ATGACCAAGATCGCCATCGTCACAGGTTCAACCCGTCCCGGCCGTAACAACTCAGGAGTTGCTGAGTGGGTATTGGCTCAGGCCAAGCTCCGCGGAGACGCTGACTACGAACTCGTTGACATTGCCGACTTCAACCTGCCGCTCCTGGATGAGGCTTACCCCGCCGCGTACCAGAACTACCAGAACGAACACACCATGGTCTGGGCCGCAAAGATGAACGAGTTCGACGGCTACATCTTCATCACCGGCGAGTACAACCACTCCGTACAGCCCGCTCTGGCGAACGCCATCTCCTACCTGAACGCTGAGTTCAACAACAAGGCTGCCGGCATGGTGGGTTACGGCTCCGCTTACGGTGCGCGTGCCATGGAGCACCTGCGCGGCATCCTCTCCGAACTGCAGGTTGCCCACGTACAGAAGACCGGAATGTTCTCCCTCTTCACCGACTTCGAGAACTTCTCCGTCTTCAAGCCCACCGAGCAGCAGGCCGCCTCGGTTGAGCCCATGTTCGATCAGCTGGTTTCCTGGACCCACGCCATGAAGACCGTGCGCGACGGCGCCATGGCTGCAGCCTAA
- a CDS encoding Lrp/AsnC family transcriptional regulator, whose protein sequence is MNELDGTDARILLALIEDPRQTVVAMAAQLGLSRNTVQARMASLEKRHAFLPFDHRINASTLGYPLSAFISVHVQQQKLSALATSLAAIPEVVEAHGLSGRADLLVRVVSTGAEDLFRINGKILACDGVERTETSLAMQELVPFRMTPLLERDLKK, encoded by the coding sequence ATAAATGAACTTGACGGAACAGACGCCCGGATCTTGTTGGCGCTGATCGAGGATCCCCGGCAGACGGTGGTTGCCATGGCCGCGCAATTGGGACTCTCACGCAACACGGTCCAAGCCCGCATGGCGTCGCTGGAGAAGCGCCACGCCTTCTTGCCGTTTGACCACCGCATCAATGCCAGCACCCTGGGCTATCCGCTGTCGGCGTTCATTTCGGTCCATGTCCAACAGCAAAAACTGAGCGCTCTGGCGACGTCACTGGCAGCGATTCCTGAGGTTGTGGAAGCCCATGGCCTCAGCGGCCGCGCAGATCTCCTGGTGCGGGTGGTGTCCACGGGAGCGGAGGATCTCTTCCGCATCAACGGCAAGATTTTGGCCTGTGACGGGGTTGAACGGACCGAGACCTCGCTGGCCATGCAAGAACTAGTCCCTTTCCGCATGACCCCACTGTTGGAGCGGGATCTGAAAAAATAG
- a CDS encoding alpha-ketoacid dehydrogenase subunit beta: protein MSKLSLTQAINAGLRKAMEDDPKVVLLGEDIGTLGGVFRVTDGLMKDFGSHRVIDTPLAESAIIGTAVGLAYRGFRPVCEIQFDGFIYPGFDQIVSQVAKLHMRTHGQVRMPLTIRVPFGGGIGSPEHHSESPEAYFVHTSGLRVISPSSPQDAYTMLRQAIASDDPVLYFEPKRRYHTKGEVDLAAPLSAAPEMGSARVVCAGTDVTLVAYGPLVKTAMDAASAAADEGISIEVIDLRSLSPLDYPTLIESVRRTGRLVIAHEAGKTMGLGAEITATVTERCFNYLESAPVRVTGFDIPYPPSKLEKHHLPDLDRILDGVDRALGRTNSQTGMEDYDDR, encoded by the coding sequence ATGAGCAAGCTGAGCCTGACACAGGCCATCAATGCCGGACTTCGCAAGGCTATGGAAGACGATCCCAAGGTGGTTCTTTTAGGGGAAGACATTGGCACCTTGGGCGGAGTCTTCCGTGTCACTGACGGATTGATGAAGGACTTTGGCTCCCACCGCGTCATCGATACGCCGCTGGCAGAATCGGCCATCATCGGGACCGCCGTGGGCCTGGCCTACCGAGGCTTTAGGCCCGTGTGCGAGATTCAGTTTGACGGTTTTATTTACCCGGGATTCGATCAGATCGTCTCCCAAGTGGCCAAGCTGCACATGCGCACCCATGGTCAGGTGCGGATGCCACTGACCATCCGCGTACCTTTTGGCGGCGGTATTGGCTCCCCGGAGCACCACTCGGAATCACCAGAGGCCTATTTTGTGCACACGTCGGGGCTGCGCGTCATCAGCCCCTCCAGCCCCCAGGACGCCTACACCATGCTGCGCCAGGCCATCGCCAGCGATGATCCGGTTCTCTACTTTGAGCCCAAGCGCCGTTACCACACCAAGGGTGAGGTGGATCTGGCTGCGCCGTTGTCGGCCGCTCCGGAGATGGGTTCCGCGCGTGTGGTCTGCGCCGGTACCGATGTCACCCTGGTTGCCTACGGACCCTTGGTGAAGACCGCCATGGACGCTGCCAGCGCCGCTGCCGATGAAGGAATCTCGATCGAAGTCATCGATCTGCGTTCGCTCTCACCCCTTGACTATCCGACGCTGATTGAATCCGTGCGGCGTACCGGACGGTTGGTCATTGCTCATGAGGCCGGCAAGACCATGGGACTCGGTGCTGAAATCACCGCGACCGTCACGGAGCGGTGCTTCAACTACCTGGAAAGCGCACCGGTGCGTGTCACCGGATTCGATATCCCATACCCGCCGTCCAAGCTGGAAAAGCACCATCTCCCGGACCTTGACCGGATACTCGACGGCGTTGACCGCGCCTTGGGACGCACCAACTCACAGACTGGCATGGAGGACTACGATGATCGCTGA
- a CDS encoding dihydrolipoamide acetyltransferase family protein translates to MIAEFKLPDLGEGLTESEIVSWQVGVGDTVTLNQVLGEVETAKAVVELPSPYAGVVTAITHEPGTMVEVGEVIIAFEVSAPTGAPTSPTKGTGPEEQAPKRVPTLVGYGADPETSARPARRARATAAAGGPASSSAPVAQSDAVARRALPVQPVLQVQPVRPRDVPDVRMQADRPRSTPPVRKLARDLGIELESLTGTGERGLITREDVVTFAGDHAQGAGSPVEGAASSAQSQREVRTPIKGVRKFMAQAMVESAFTAPHVTEFLTVDVTAGMDFLAKLRTHKEFDGVKVTPLTLAAKAVTLALVRQPALNSRWDQERAEVVTYNYLNLGIAAATPRGLLVPNIKDVQDLGLRALAVALGDLAKTARDGKTPPTDLAGGTFSITNIGVFGIDAGTPILNPGEAGILALGAVRRVPWEHEGGIALRQVMTLSLSFDHRLVDGEQGSRFLADVGAMMADPAMALVLG, encoded by the coding sequence ATGATCGCTGAATTCAAACTCCCCGACCTGGGTGAGGGCCTGACAGAATCCGAGATTGTCAGCTGGCAAGTGGGTGTGGGTGACACCGTGACACTGAACCAAGTTCTGGGCGAAGTGGAAACAGCCAAGGCCGTGGTGGAGCTGCCCTCTCCTTACGCTGGTGTGGTCACGGCCATCACGCATGAGCCCGGCACCATGGTGGAAGTTGGCGAAGTCATCATCGCCTTCGAGGTCTCGGCTCCAACAGGCGCGCCAACTTCGCCTACAAAGGGAACCGGGCCCGAAGAGCAGGCTCCGAAGCGGGTGCCTACGCTGGTAGGTTACGGCGCTGATCCGGAAACCTCTGCACGTCCCGCGCGGCGGGCGCGAGCAACTGCTGCTGCCGGCGGGCCCGCCAGCAGCAGCGCCCCGGTCGCTCAGTCGGATGCTGTCGCCCGGCGCGCTCTTCCAGTGCAACCCGTTCTTCAAGTGCAGCCCGTGCGGCCACGAGACGTCCCTGATGTCCGGATGCAGGCGGACCGGCCCAGGTCTACGCCGCCGGTGCGCAAGCTGGCCCGGGATCTGGGAATTGAGCTGGAGTCACTGACGGGCACGGGGGAGCGGGGGCTGATCACCCGCGAGGATGTGGTCACCTTTGCCGGGGACCACGCGCAAGGTGCCGGGAGCCCGGTGGAGGGTGCGGCGTCGTCCGCGCAAAGCCAGCGAGAGGTGCGCACACCCATCAAGGGAGTCCGCAAATTCATGGCCCAGGCCATGGTGGAAAGCGCCTTCACGGCCCCGCACGTCACCGAATTCCTGACCGTTGACGTCACCGCTGGCATGGATTTCCTCGCCAAGTTGCGCACTCACAAGGAGTTCGACGGCGTGAAGGTCACCCCTCTGACGCTGGCTGCCAAAGCGGTGACGCTGGCGCTCGTACGTCAGCCGGCGCTTAACTCGCGGTGGGATCAAGAGCGGGCGGAAGTTGTCACGTACAACTACCTCAACCTGGGTATTGCTGCGGCGACACCACGCGGATTGCTGGTGCCCAACATCAAGGATGTTCAGGATCTGGGACTGCGCGCGCTCGCCGTGGCATTGGGGGACTTGGCGAAGACGGCTCGAGATGGAAAGACCCCGCCTACGGATTTGGCCGGTGGCACCTTCTCCATTACCAACATTGGCGTGTTTGGGATTGACGCCGGAACGCCCATTTTGAACCCGGGTGAGGCTGGCATTTTGGCCCTTGGTGCGGTGCGCCGTGTGCCGTGGGAGCACGAGGGTGGGATTGCCCTGCGGCAGGTCATGACCCTGAGCCTTTCCTTTGACCACAGGCTGGTGGACGGGGAGCAGGGATCGCGCTTCCTGGCGGATGTTGGCGCCATGATGGCTGACCCGGCCATGGCACTGGTTTTGGGCTAA
- a CDS encoding MaoC family dehydratase produces MNEGQAGYPKGHKVHTAPAQAPDQESQEPRVVLQRGLYFEELQIGTVYQHRPGRTLTEADNVQFTTMTMNTQALHLDAAWSAEQPFGQRLMNSMFTLSTMVGQSVAQLTQGTIVAQLGMSDISFPHPMFHGDTLYTETVVVEKRLSASRPGQGIVVMEHTGRNQSGVVVGKASRTALFWLKPSEQH; encoded by the coding sequence ATGAATGAGGGACAAGCAGGCTACCCGAAGGGCCACAAGGTTCACACTGCCCCGGCTCAAGCCCCGGATCAGGAGTCCCAGGAACCCCGGGTGGTGCTGCAGCGAGGACTGTACTTCGAGGAGTTGCAGATCGGCACGGTGTATCAGCACCGGCCCGGGCGCACCCTGACGGAGGCGGATAATGTCCAGTTCACCACCATGACCATGAATACTCAGGCCCTGCACCTGGATGCGGCGTGGAGTGCCGAGCAGCCCTTTGGTCAGCGGCTCATGAACTCCATGTTCACGCTCTCTACCATGGTGGGACAGTCCGTAGCCCAGCTGACCCAGGGCACCATCGTGGCCCAGTTGGGTATGAGCGATATTTCATTCCCGCATCCGATGTTTCACGGCGACACCCTGTACACCGAGACCGTGGTGGTGGAAAAGCGACTATCGGCATCCCGTCCTGGGCAGGGGATTGTGGTGATGGAACATACCGGACGGAACCAGTCCGGCGTCGTGGTTGGAAAAGCCAGCCGCACAGCACTCTTTTGGCTCAAGCCAAGCGAACAACACTAA
- the pdhA gene encoding pyruvate dehydrogenase (acetyl-transferring) E1 component subunit alpha, whose product MNDSRQGTTVPAGMQMHQLITATGERNSDELLDDFVSDVDHETLRGLYRDMLVIRRIDFEATALQRQGQLALWPPLLGQEAAQIGSVRALDPEDFIFPTYRENGVAYIRGANLAGIMSTWRGSANTGWDPHEFNMATPQIIIGAQTLHATGYAMGIAMEGKESLSIAYLGDGATSQGDVHESMVFAASFQAPVIFFCQNNHWAISEPVGLQSHLPLAGRASGYGIPSLQVDGNDVLAVLAATRWAARRARTGGGPSFIEAVTYRMGPHTTADDPTRYRGVTELEEWAAKDPLMRLRSYLINAGMLDAGAEAAIAAEADAVAAELRDGCINLPDPEPLSAFENVYVDPHPVLDRQREEYRRYLSSFVGSAS is encoded by the coding sequence ATGAATGATTCGCGCCAGGGGACCACGGTCCCTGCAGGCATGCAAATGCACCAACTCATTACGGCTACGGGGGAGCGCAACAGCGACGAGCTGTTGGATGATTTTGTCAGCGATGTTGACCATGAAACTCTGCGTGGGTTGTACCGGGACATGCTGGTCATTCGTCGCATCGACTTTGAAGCCACAGCTCTCCAACGCCAAGGTCAGCTAGCCCTGTGGCCGCCGCTGTTAGGGCAGGAGGCAGCCCAGATTGGCTCCGTCAGAGCACTCGATCCTGAAGATTTCATCTTCCCCACCTACCGGGAAAACGGAGTCGCCTATATCCGCGGCGCCAACCTTGCCGGCATCATGAGCACCTGGCGTGGCAGCGCCAATACCGGCTGGGACCCGCACGAATTCAACATGGCCACCCCGCAAATCATCATCGGAGCCCAGACACTGCACGCTACGGGGTATGCCATGGGAATTGCTATGGAAGGCAAAGAATCCCTGTCCATTGCCTACTTGGGAGATGGCGCCACGAGCCAGGGTGACGTTCATGAATCCATGGTTTTCGCTGCCAGCTTCCAGGCGCCCGTGATTTTCTTCTGCCAAAACAACCACTGGGCCATCTCCGAGCCTGTGGGCCTGCAATCGCACCTCCCACTGGCCGGCCGTGCCTCCGGCTACGGCATTCCCAGCCTGCAAGTGGACGGCAACGATGTCCTAGCCGTTTTGGCGGCCACACGTTGGGCCGCCCGCCGCGCCCGCACCGGCGGCGGCCCCAGTTTTATCGAGGCTGTCACCTACCGGATGGGCCCGCACACCACCGCCGATGACCCCACCCGATACCGCGGCGTCACCGAACTGGAGGAATGGGCCGCCAAGGACCCGCTCATGCGCTTGCGAAGCTACCTAATTAACGCTGGAATGCTCGACGCCGGAGCTGAGGCTGCGATCGCAGCGGAAGCTGACGCTGTGGCCGCCGAGCTCCGGGATGGATGCATCAACCTTCCTGACCCGGAACCCCTGAGCGCCTTTGAAAACGTTTATGTTGACCCCCATCCCGTGCTTGATCGCCAACGCGAGGAGTACCGGCGGTACCTGAGCTCTTTTGTTGGGAGCGCATCATGA